The [Eubacterium] eligens ATCC 27750 genome segment TTGTAAATATATCAACTCTGTCAAGGCAGAATCTTATTGCACGGTATCCTAAAAATGGATTAGCCTCTTTGGTAAGTCCCATATAAGGAATATCCTTATCTCCACCAATATCAAGTGTTCTTATTGTAAGTGGCATGCCTTTTGTCAGTACTGCTGCCTTCTTATATTCCTCAAACTGTTCCTCCTCTGTCGGCAGCGCATTCTTATTAAGAAAGAGAAACTCTGTCCTGAAAAGTCCCACGCCTTCAGCTCCGTCCTTAACTGCCTTGGCTGCTTCATCAGCTCCACCAATATTGGCAGCAAGCATAACCTTCTTTCCATCAGCTGTCTCTGTGCTTTTATTAATAAAGGTCTTTAATTCCTCAATATGTTCTTCATATTTTTTCTTTTTCTTCTCATATATAGAAAGTGTACGCGGTGTCGGATTAATAAAAACTTCTCCATAAGCTCCATCTATTATTATAAAATCTCCATCTTTTACTTTCTGAAGTATTCCCTTCACACTAAGTACTGCCGGAATCTCAAGTGCTCTTGCAAGAATTGAAGCATGCGCCGTATCGCCACCCTTTTCAGCTATAATACCTGCAACATGTGCTATGTCCATAGAAGCTGTCATCGATGGCTTAATCTCATCTGCAACAATAACAGTATTATCCGGAAGATTAGTAAGGTCAAATGCTTTCGTTCCCTGCAATATCTGTATCATTCTTTCTCTCATATCCTGAATATCAGTAACACGCTGCTGCATATCAGGATTATCCATTGAAGAAAACAATTGAATCAGCTTATTACACACATCATCAAAAGCTGCTTCTGCACATATATGACTATTATCAATTGCAGCAACAACTTCATTCTCTGTTGTTATATCTCTTGCAAGATATATCTGATTCTTAAGCACCAGTGCATCCTTGTCAGACTCACCAAGTTTTTTCTCCAGTTCAGACAATAATTCTTCCGTCTGCTCTATAAATGTTTTTCTGGCCTCAAAGAATCTTTTCTTCTCTTCTTCGGCATTATAATGCGTTCCCCTGTTTACAACAGCACTGGCATTATAAACAATAAGAACATGTCCTATGCCAATTCCTCTTGAAGTTCCTATTCCTCTTTCCATACATATGCCCCCATTCTACTGATTAAACACATACCTTATCATGTTAACAATAGTTTCCGATGTATCTCTCGAATATATTGTCTCCCTTGCAAGCACCGGATTGTCAGTAATGATCCCATCTACGCCTTTGTTAGTCAGATTCTTGATTGACTCTTTATTATTTACTGTCCAAGCATAAACACGCTTACCTGAATTATGAATTGCATCTATAGTTCTCTTTGATAAAAATGCAGCATTTATACTAAAGAAATCTATATTCTTCATATCATAAAAATCTCCATATGCTGCTGATAAAATATATCCAACCTTAATATTTTCATTGTATGATTTAACTGCCTGCAATGCAGAATTACTGAAAGATGTTATAACACAATCATTAACCATATTATATTTCTCTATAAGTCTTACTGTATTCTTTGCAAGAAGTTCACCATTATCTGAAGGTTTCAGCTCAATGTTCAGTTTAATCTTACCCTGAGTAAATTCAAGTACCTCTTTTAACAGCGGAACATTTTCGCCTTTATACTCATCCGAAAACCACGAACCGGCATCAAGACTTTTAACTTCCCTATAAGTCATTTCAACTATATTTGCATCAATGCCGGTAGTTCTGTAAGCATTTGAATCATGCATTACAATTACCTCTCCACTTCCTGTCAGCTGTACATCCAGTTCAATGTAATCCGCCATGTCATCAATTGCTTTCTCAAAGGCAGCCATAGTATTCTCTGGCGCTTCTTTTGATGCTCCTCTGTGTGCCATAACCTTAGTTTCATGGAATATAGCAACATTTTCAAAAGGATTATTATTAAATGACATTAACAGATAGCATGAATCTGCAATAACTGCTGACGCAATAATAACACTATATATTATCTTTCTTCGTCTTGCAGGACCTTCCTGTATATCTGTGAACTCAAATGTAATATCGTCTACATCAGTATATTTGTAATACATATGTGAAATAGCCGAAAAAGACAGTGGTATTGCTACACATACAAGAATACATTTTATAATTAGTCTTTCTGTCCTTAATGCAGACAGAAATATAGCATTTCCAAGATATGCCATATTAAGAATCTTAACACCTGCAACAAGAAATACTGATATAAGCACATAAGTTATTCCAATAATTGCAAGCATAACCAGATTATACACAACAAGTGCTGATATTGTTCCCATTGGATGCTTCTTAACCATACGGGCACTTTTCTTATATGCTTCCCTAAATCCCAGTCCTTCCATCATGCATATATTCATTGCATATATTCCAGGAATTACAATTGCGTATATAATGACAAACACAAATATAACTTCAGCTTTAATATACCAGTGATTCCTAATGATATACATTTTAATTAAGTTAGTATTAGTCTCACTGTATAAGACATTAAACCATACAGTTACATTGGAAGCCAGAATTGATATGAAGTAAAATATACTCAGACCTACATGCCTTGGCTTAAAAACATTTTTAAAAACCTTATAAGAATTATAAAATATATCAACAACAGATGCATTACATGATGTTCTCTTTGTCTCGAAACAGACTGAAAGATATGTCATCTCATAAGTGCAATAGAATACAAATATACCCACAGCAAGAAAAATTGCAAATATGACTACAGGGTGTGTCATTGCTCTCTGAATATATTCATTAGTAAGATAGTTCACTCCTGCTATCTTCATAAGAAAATTAATTGCAAATAAAACAATAGGGAATATAACAGCAAAAGCAACAAGCTTGTATGCCAGTTCAAATGTCCATACATGCCTGCTGCTGTCAATTAAAAGACTAAAATTGTTTCGTAACTTTTTAAAAATCATATAATTATCCCCGAATCAATTGTCAATAAGATGCTGATTATCTGTGAAACATCTTAATAAACTTTCTCATCTCCGCTCTGATATCCATATTCTGCATATTAAGACTTTCCGAAAAACTCTGCATAAAATCCGCAGTATATGAAAAGACAAGAATCATTGCCATAACACTGGCAATCCTGTAATCGATTGAGAATACAAAACGCTCCACAAATTTATTCAAAAATCCGAATATAAATACGGCAACAAACCCCCAGGCAAGTGTTGACTGTAAGCATATGATGCCTTTGTAATTAAACTTAAGATGATCATAATTCCACCACACTTCACCAAACAGTTTTAACATAACCTGTGCTGTAAGGTACTCAAATGCTGTAGCACATATACATCCAAAAATATATAGTGCAATATAATTATGCTCTATTGGCTTAAAAATATTAAAAGCAATCAGTGTTCCGAAACCATATATTACACAGAACGGCAGCTTGGCAAAGCCTCTGTTTTCCCAGTAACCAAGCTGCTTTCTGATAACCACACATTCCATACACCATCCAAGAAAGCTGTATATAAAAAACCATATAACCAGCTGGCTTATATTCATGCTTCTAAATGTTATACCCATTATATGTGACATAATGTCCCCCTCCATCATCAAATGGAAAATCCAGAACCCATTAATTAAAGAAGTTCCTCAAGAGTCTTTCTTATTGCACTGATGAAATCCTGTGTATTAAGTGTTACAGGATTCTCCATTGTTGTAATAAGTGCAAGATCCTTTGTCATCTTTCCATCTTCAATAGTTTTAATACATGCACGCTCAAGAGTATCAGCAAATTTTCCAAGCTCAGGAATGTTATCCAACTCTCCTCTTTTTCTTAAAGCGCCTGTCCATGCGAATATAGTAGCGATAGGGTTAGTAGATGTTTCTTCACCCTTAAGATGCTTATAATAATGTCTCTGTACTGTTCCGTGTGCAGCTTCATACTCATAGTATCCATTAGGTGATACAAGAACAGAAGTCATCATTGAAAGTGAACCAAATGCTGTGGCTACCATATCACTCATAACATCTCCATCATAGTTCTTACAAGCCCAGATATATCCACCCTCTGAACGGATAACTCTTGCTACTGCATCATCTATAAGTGTATAGAAATATGTTATGCCAGATTCCTCGAACTTAGTCTTATACTCAGCATCGAATATTTCCTGGAATATGTCCTTAAATGTATGGTCATACTTTTTAGAGATTGTATCCTTAGTTGCAAACCAGAGATCCTGCTTTGTCTCAAGCGCAAAATTAAAGCAGCTTCTTGCAAAGCTCTCAATAGAATCATTGAGGTTGTGCATTCCCTGTAGAACTCCTGCACCCTTGAAGTTATGAATAAGCTCTCTTGTCTCCTCACCAGCCTCGTTAGTAAATACAAGCTCTGCCTTACCAGCCTCAGAAACCTTCATCTCAGATGCCTTATATACATCACCATATGCATGTCTTGCAATTGTGATAGGCTTCTTCCATGTCTTAACATATGGCTCAATACCCTTAACGATAATAGGAGCTCTGAATACTGTACCATCAAGCATGGCTCTTATTGTTCCGTTAGGACTCTTATACATCTCTTTGAGATTATATTCTGTCATTCTTGCCGCATTAGGTGTAATTGTTGCACACTTTACTGCAACACCATACTTCTTAGTAGCTTCTGCTGAATCTATAGTTACCTGATCATTAGTCTCATTTCTATGTACAAGACCCAAATCATAGTATTCTGTGTTAAGGTCAATAAAAGGAGTGAGCAGCTCGTCCTTGATAAGCTTCCACAATACTCTTGTCATCTCATCTCCGTCCATCTCTACAAGTGGAGTTGTCATCTTAATTTTGTCCATAATATAAAGAACCTCTCTTTCTTTTCTTACCTGATTAATTATTATAATTTATTTCAAATGTTTTGTAAACAGAAACTGACTTGTATTAGCCTGATTACTTTGTTATAATTCATAAGTAAATTTTACATACTACATTTAACAATGCACTGATTGTGCAGACACAATATGGAGGTACAGATACATGTGTGGATTCGCTGGTTTTACCGGCTACTTAGCTGACGGTGATGCTGTTCTTGAACGCATGATGAATAAGATTATTCACAGAGGACCTGACAGCGCAGGTAAATACATTGATGATAAAGCGTACATGGGCTTTAGAAGACTTTCTATCATTGATCTTGATAACGGAAGCCAGCCTATGTTTAACGAGAATAAGAAGATAGTAATAACATTTAACGGTGAGATATATAACTATCAGGATTTAAGAAAAGACCTTATTGAGAAAGGTCACGTATTTGCTAACAATTCAGATACTGAAGTTCTCATTCACTCATACGAGGAGTATGGCAAGGACATGCTTAACAAGCTTCGTGGAATGTTTGCATTCGTAATCTGGGACAGCGAGAAAGAAACTCTTTTCGGAGCAAGAGACTTCTTCGGAATTAAGCCTTTCTACTACACAGTTGCAGACGGCAACATGATATATGGTTCAGAAATTAAAAGTATCTTAGAGCATCCTGCTTATAAGAAAGAGGTTAATCCTGTTGCACTTGAGAATTATCTCACATTCCAGTACTCAGTACTTGATGAAACATTCTTCAAAGGAATATTCAAGTTGATGCCTGGTCACTTCTTTACATTCCACAAGGGTGAGCTTAACATTGAAAGATATTGGGAGCCTACATTTGATGCTGATGAGAGCAAGTCTTTAGATGAATTTGTTGATGAAATCGACGATGTTATGCATGATTCAGTTGAACACCATAAGATTAGTGATGTTGAGGTTGGTTCATTCCTCTCAAGTGGTGTTGATTCAAGCTATGTTGCTGCTACATTTAACGGTGACAAAACATTTACTGTTGGATTTGATTATGAAAAATACAACGAGATTGACTATGCCAAAGCTTTATCTGACAAAATTAAAATTGACAACTATTCAAAGCTTGTTTCAAGTGAAGAATACTGGGCTGCAATTCCTAAAATCCAGTATCATATGGACGAGCCTTTAGCTGACCCTGCTGCGATTGCACTTTACTTTGTAAGCCAGACAGCAGCCAAGCATGTAAAGGTTGCCATGTCAGGTGAAGGTGCTGACGAGTTTTTTGGTGGATATAACATTTACAGAGAACCTCTCGATCTTGCAGAATTCCAGAAGCTCCCTAAAGGCTTAAGAAAAGGACTTGCCGGCATTGCCAATGCTATTCCATTCAAGTTCAAGGGAAAAAGCTTCTTAAACAGAGCAAGCAAGACAGTTGAAGAAAGATTCATCGGTAACGCTTTCATGTTCAATGAAAAAGAACGTGCCAGGATATTAAAGAATCCTACCGGCAAGTATGACCACAAGCAACTTACAAAGCCTTTCTATGATAAGGTTGCTGATAAGGATGATGTTACTAAGATGCAGTATATTGATATCAATTTCTGGCTGATAGGCGATATCTTACTTAAGGCTGATAAGATGAGTATGGCTCACTCTCTTGAGGTAAGAGTTCCATTCCTTGATAAGGAAGTGTTCAATGTTGCCCGTACTATTCCAACTAAGTACAAGGTTAACAAGAGTAATACCAAGTATGCCATGAGACAGGCTGCCCACAGACATCTTCCAGACATGGTTGCTGAGAAAAAGAAGCTTGGATTCCCTGTTCCTATCAGAATCTGGCTCAAGGATGAGAAATATTACAATATGATTAAAAAGGCTTTCACAAGTGAAGCTGCTGAGAAATATTTTAACACTGATGAGATTGTTAAATATCTTGATGAACACAAAGAAGGAAAGGCCGATAATTCGCGTAAGATATGGACAATTTACATGTTCCTTGTATGGTATGAAGATTTCTTCGGCAACGGAGTTAAAGAAGCCGCTTAATTTTTTATAATTATAATAACAATTAACCCCTGCCGCTAATGCGACAGGGGTTTTGTTATACCTAACACATATTCTGTTAATTACTTATTAGTCTCTTCTATAAATCTTTCAAGCTGCTTCTTAGCTGCTCCGCTCTTAATAATCTCTCTTGCTTTCTCAATACCTTCCTTCATTGTAATACCATCTGAAGCAAGATATATGGCAGCTCCGGCATTAAGAAGTACCACATCTGTCTTAGGTCCTTCTGCACCTTCAAGAATATCTCTTGCAATCCTGGCATTAACTGCCGGCTCACCACCAGCAAGATCTTCCTTCTTGCATCTTGTAAATCCAAAATCCTCCGGCTTTATAGTATATGATTTGAACTCATCACCTTTGAACTCGCATACCTTTGTATCAGCACTTAAAGATATCTCATCTATGCTGTCCATTCCGTATATTGTCATAGCTCTTTTGCAGCCTAAATTATGTAATACATGTGCAAGCGGCTCAACAAGCTCCTCACTATATACACCAAAAAGCTGCATAGATGCCCCTGCCGGATTGGCCAGAGGTCCAAGTATATTGAATAATGTACGGATTCCAATTTCCTTTCTCACACCTCCAACAAATCTCATAGCCGGATGATATTTCTGTGCAAAAAGAAAACATATATTAATATCCTTAAGAATCTGTGCCATCCTTGCAGGAGCTGCATCTATCTTAACGCCAAGAGCCTCTAAACAGTCTGCTGTACCACATTTGCTTGAAGCTGCTCTGTTACCATGCTTAGCAACCGGTATTCCAGCTGCTGATACTATGATAGAAGCTAAGGTTGATATATTGATTGAATTAGAACCATCTCCACCTGTTCCAACGATTTCAAGAACATCCATATCATTTAAGAACTTCTCACAGTGTGCTCTTAAAACTCTTGCTGCTGCTGTAATCTCGTCAATAGTCTCTCCCTTTGCTGCCAGAGCTGTAAGAAATGCTGCCTTCTGTGCATCAGTGGCTTCTCCTGTCATAATCTCTTCCATTACATCATTCATCTGCCCAGCAGTTAAATCTTCTTTCTTAACCAGCTTTGCAATAGCTTCTTTAATCATATTACCTTAGCCTCCCATAAACATATCTAAATGATAGCTTTAGTGTATTACTATAACGCCGTGCTGTCAATCCATAACAGCTTACAAAGGTTATCTGTCTCAAACACATCATCAAAAATAAAAGACTCATAAAGTGCTTCCATATTATCCTCTGAGTACTCGACCTGTCTTGAAAATATATGAACCGTATCTATTCTGTCCTCAAAACAAAACTTCTTATGCTTCTTATACCATACAAGCATGTCCATCTGACGGAGTATAAAATAATTAGTAACAAACATTTTAGCTTTACCAACCACATCATAATCATATACAGCCTTTGCAAAATACCGAAACACCAGATATGTTATAAAGTTTCTGTACTCATACTCTCTTTCAAGCATTGCTGTCATGAATTCTTCTTTAGTTTCCTGATACTGCTCATTATCCATATTGTCATGAAAAGTCTCTGTCATCTCAGCTAATATCTGTTCCCAGCGTGTATTAAGCACTTCCATATCCTCATACGGATACATAATACTTCTTATACATTTCCATACATCAACATCACCGAATTCATCGCTTTCTGATTCATCATTCATTTCAATAAGAATATGTTCAATATCGCTTCTTCCAAATGTATTGATATACTCTTTAAGTCCATCATAATCATCATTATTAATGTATTCCTGCATTACTGCACAATATTTTAATATAACAACAAGCTTTTCATTAATAGACATTTCCGGCATATCAAGAATCTTAAATATTTCATCTCTTGCCTTAAATATCCTGACAGCGTAAGCACTGTCATACTCATCATCCTCTGAATATTCCTCATCACACGGCTTTAATACAGTTGTAAATGTTTTGTTTTCAGAAAATATAATTCTTTCCACTTCCTCACATGCAAGCCCAATACCGCTTTCTTTGATTTCTCCATAATATTCAGAATATCTTGGAAACTGGTCACACACTACAGACAAATGCTCTGCTCCAAGTTCTTTATGAATTGTACATAATCCACACTTATCTAACAAACCGCAATGTCCATCTACGAGTTTAAAACAGTTCGAACCGTCTTCACTTTTAGTAATTGATTCTCTTATTCTGTCTCCAAGCTCGCCATCAAGACTCATATAATAATTATAAGTATCATCATCAATATCTATCTCCCAGCCGCCAACACAACAGTTGTCTTTACATTCTGAAGTTATACAGTGGAACTGGTCATAATAGAATGGAACCCTGAGTTTCATAATCCTTATCTTCTCCTTAGTCTGTAACGATATCAGCAATCTGATATCTTATAACTTTATCTACATCAGACAGCTTAACTTCTACCTGATGTCCGATTTTACCTGCACTAAACATTATAGTTTCAAAATTCTCAGCAGTCTTATGAAATGTTGTCGGAAAGAACTTCTTCATTCCTATAGGCGAACAGCCCCCATGCACATAGCCTGTAAGCGGAAGTAGTTCCTTTGATTTAATCATTTCTATTGATTTTTCTCCAACAGCCTTTGCTGCTTTCTTCAAATCCAGTTCCTTATTAACAGGAACAACAAATACATAATTCTTACCTGTCTTGCCAACTGTAACAAGTGTCTTGAAAGCCTGTGCCGGATTCTCATTAAGAACAGCAGCTATCTCATCACCGCTTAGCCCTTCTGCATCGGGGCACACATGTGTTTTATAAGGTACTTTTTTCTGGTCAAGCACTCTGCATACATTAGTCTTATCGTCTGATTTTCCCATAATTACATTCCTCTGGCAATTCTATATCTGTCTCATTCTCTCAAGTCTTTCATGAAGCTTTTTTATATGTTTCATCTCAGCTTCACTCTCCATTTTTCTATCTGAATAATAATATTCTACACTGCCTTTTTTCCCTTTATCTTTCTCAGTAAATATCCCTTTTTTCATAACAGTATTCTTAAGATTATTAGATACACCCGTATTTCCGTCAACCATCTCTAAATCATCAGGAAACAGCTTTGCAAATGAATCCTTGAAATAGTTAAAATGTGTACACCCAAGCACAAGTTCAGAATAATCATTAAGATTGTATGGAGCAAATTCACATTTTAAATAATCAGTCACATCTGAAGAATCAAAATCATCATCCTGTGCGAACCTTACAAGTTTTGGAAGTGCCACAACATCAACAACATGCTTATCATCATATTTATCTATAAGTCTTTTTAACTTTTCCCCTTTTGCTGTAACAGGTGTAGATACTACCATAACCCTTCTTCCGGTTTCAGAAGTATGTTCAACTGCAGGCTTGACTGCCGGCTCTATTCCAATTATTGGCAGCTTATACTTTTCTCTTAGATATGATATTGCTGCACTTGTTGCTGTATTACATGCAAGCACAATTGCCTGACAGCCCTTATCAACAAGAAATCCAACCGCATGATCAACAAGCTTTCTTACTTCCTCCCTTGTTTTTTCTCCATATGGAACATTATCCACATCAGCATAAAATATGTAATCAGCCTCTGGCATGGTAATCATCGCCTGATGAAGCACCGACAGACCACCTATCCCTGAGTCAAATATTCCTATCTTCATATTGCTACAATCCTCTATATTCTAATCATTATATACCTTGCAATAAACAATCATTTTATCCTTTAATATCTTAACCCTGCTCGGTCTTATCTCACCTGCAAATATCTTATCTGCGAAATCAGCAAACAGATATTTCTGTAACAATACCTTAAGTTGTTTATTCCCGGATCTTCTTATAGCTGACACAATCCAAACAGCAACAAAACACACTGGCCACACCCATACAGGAATATACTGCATAATTGTAAGTGCATATCTTCCTGCAAGCGCAAATCCTATTGCACAAAATATAACAACATATACCACAGCCCATATATAAGCCTTTATCCATCCAACAGCACCAAGAACTTTAAGTCTGTTGGTTATCTTTCTATAATTTTCTGATTCTTCTGCCGTTATTGATAACTCTATTATCTCCATAAACAAGTCACACCTTTCTTAGCGATTAACAATAATTATAAGCCCTTAAGTCAAAGTATTCAAGATACTTTATTTTACGCTCTTTTTTAAGGCAAAAAAACTTTCCCCGTATACGATGAGACACAATTCATCATATACGGGGAAAACTATTATATTGGTTTCTTTTAAACAATTTGATTAATAGTCACTCAGAACATCTTCCACATGCTTAATAGAAATCTCTAAAAAATTGGATATTTCATAATCTGGAACACCATTATCATGAAGTATGAATATAAGTTCTTCCATACTCGTTCCCTTACGGCGTTCCATCATAATAAAATGTTTAACCTGAGTCTCGTCCATACCACACCTCACACCTCACATATTATTAAATTATTCCGCATCGAAACTTTTCAACATTATATCAGATACATTTCTAATAAGTCAATAGAATAGTCCTACTTACTGATTGTTCTTCCCAATAATCTTCTTTAACATATGTACCCTGTTAAATGGAAATGAAAAATAATACCCATCAACAAAATCAGTAGTCTTTGCAATTATTTCCCTTGCTATCTGAATACCGGTCTCTTCTCCCTCTTCTTTTGACATATCAGCTCTGTATCTTGAAAGAATCTCATCAGTAACATTAATACCTGTCATCTCATTTTTCATGAATGTTGCATTTCGAAGACTTACAAATGGCATTATTCCACAAAGAATCCTTGCCCCTGTCTGTTCTTTAATCTGTCTGAGTCTGTCTATATCTTCATCAGAAAATACAGGCTGCGTCATAAAAAATGTGGCTCCCGCCTCCATTTTTTTCTTAACACGCTCAAGTTCCACTTTAAAATTAACCCTTCCCTGATTAATTGCTCCACCATATATAACCGGTTTCCCGGCAAACTGTTCCTGATTCATATCACTTATTATATTCATAAGTCCAACTGAATCGAAGTTAAACACACTCTTTACAGACGCTCTTACAACTGATGGTATGGGATCACCGGTAATAACGAGAAAATTATTAATATCATTTATATGTGCTCCCAAAAGCTGTGAACGCATTGCTATAGCATTCTTGTCACGACAGCATATGTGCGGCATAACACACATTCCCGTTTCTCTCGAAACCTTTTCTGCCATAAGTATTGAATCTGCACGTGTTCTTCCTGATGGTGAATCCGGAAATGTAAGCACATCAACTCCGCTTTCCTTCATCAAAAAAGCAGCATCCATAATCTTCTCATCATCAATTCCAAGCGGAGGAGCAAGTTCTACAGCAATCAGTTTTCTTCCTTCTTTTCCTTTATAGAAAGAAACATCATTTGCAGTTTTCTTTTCTGATATCTCTTCTTCTATGGAAGCATTTTTCATATGAACAACATCAGCAGTTTTTAAAACCATCTGTCTTATATATTCAGGTGTTGTTCCACAACAGCCGCCAATAATATCAGCTCCATCCTCAGCCAGATCATGCATAATCTGTGAAAAATATGCTGCATTGTTATCATCAAATACCATTCGACCGCTTACAACCTGTGGATATCCTGCATTTGGAAGCACCGCAAAATACTTGTCATTCCTGTTAATAAGGCTCTGCACAAGCTTCTTCATATGTCCCGGACCAACTCCGCAGTTAAATCCACATGCATCAATATATGAATTTTTCCCAGCTTCTTCAATCAGCTTTCTTGCACTAAAGCCTGCACTGCTATAGCCAAACTGATTTATTGCAAACTGAGTTATAACAAATCCGTTTTCTCCTGCATTTTCAATTGCTTTATCAATAAATCCCAGTTCTGGAAATGTTTCAAAAACAAATATATCAACGCCACATTCCTTAAAAACATTAACTATATCAACATACTCTTTTTCAATATGCTCTTTTTCAATCATATTTTCACCAGGAATAGGGCCAATATCAGCTGCTACAAGCACATCTGTCCCCTTTACGGCTTCCCTTGCAATGTCAACGGCATTTTTAATATTATTTCTTACCTCATCAAATCCCGCTCCAAGACACACGGTATTACTTGCAAATGTATTAGTTCTGATAATCTTAGCACCAGCTTCAATATATTCTTTATGAATTGCCAGTACTCTGTCTGAAGCCTGTAAATTTGCCAGCTCAGGCAGGCTGCCCGTATCATACTTCTTAGCATAGTATGTTCCAAACGCACCATCTGCCACCAGTATTTCACTCTTTAATCTGTCATATAATATTCCTGCTGTTCCTGTATACTTCATGCCCAGTCCCCTTATCTTTTAACATTCAACTTAAAAAAGGAGCCACCTTATATAAGTGACTCCAAAATTGTATCATTATTAAGTTTAATTTGCACTAAAAATTAAAGGAAAATATACTTCAATATGAACAGCAATGCAAGCACGTACATAAGTGGAGTAATCTTCTTAGCCTTTCCAGCAACAAGATTAACAATAACATACGAAATAACACCAACTGCAATACCTTCTGAAATGCTGTACATAAGCGGCATACAGATAAGGCAGAGGTAAGCCGGAATACTCTCTGTTAAATCATTAAAATCAATTTCAACAACCGCACTAACCA includes the following:
- the ptsP gene encoding phosphoenolpyruvate--protein phosphotransferase, which encodes MERGIGTSRGIGIGHVLIVYNASAVVNRGTHYNAEEEKKRFFEARKTFIEQTEELLSELEKKLGESDKDALVLKNQIYLARDITTENEVVAAIDNSHICAEAAFDDVCNKLIQLFSSMDNPDMQQRVTDIQDMRERMIQILQGTKAFDLTNLPDNTVIVADEIKPSMTASMDIAHVAGIIAEKGGDTAHASILARALEIPAVLSVKGILQKVKDGDFIIIDGAYGEVFINPTPRTLSIYEKKKKKYEEHIEELKTFINKSTETADGKKVMLAANIGGADEAAKAVKDGAEGVGLFRTEFLFLNKNALPTEEEQFEEYKKAAVLTKGMPLTIRTLDIGGDKDIPYMGLTKEANPFLGYRAIRFCLDRVDIFTTQLRAILRASAYGCIRIMIPMITSVNEVRQVKELIKKICSDLDRNGINYDKNIQTGIMIETPAAAVMADTLAKEADFFSIGTNDLTQYTIAVDRCNENVAYLYSAFNPAVLRLIRRIIECAHNAGIEAGMCGEAAANALMAPILLSFGLDEFSVSTGKVLETRKTIADWSIKEAGLVTDKVMSMVTEKEVTDYLSDYISERNKK
- a CDS encoding NADP-dependent isocitrate dehydrogenase gives rise to the protein MDKIKMTTPLVEMDGDEMTRVLWKLIKDELLTPFIDLNTEYYDLGLVHRNETNDQVTIDSAEATKKYGVAVKCATITPNAARMTEYNLKEMYKSPNGTIRAMLDGTVFRAPIIVKGIEPYVKTWKKPITIARHAYGDVYKASEMKVSEAGKAELVFTNEAGEETRELIHNFKGAGVLQGMHNLNDSIESFARSCFNFALETKQDLWFATKDTISKKYDHTFKDIFQEIFDAEYKTKFEESGITYFYTLIDDAVARVIRSEGGYIWACKNYDGDVMSDMVATAFGSLSMMTSVLVSPNGYYEYEAAHGTVQRHYYKHLKGEETSTNPIATIFAWTGALRKRGELDNIPELGKFADTLERACIKTIEDGKMTKDLALITTMENPVTLNTQDFISAIRKTLEELL
- a CDS encoding glycerophosphodiester phosphodiesterase family protein codes for the protein MIFKKLRNNFSLLIDSSRHVWTFELAYKLVAFAVIFPIVLFAINFLMKIAGVNYLTNEYIQRAMTHPVVIFAIFLAVGIFVFYCTYEMTYLSVCFETKRTSCNASVVDIFYNSYKVFKNVFKPRHVGLSIFYFISILASNVTVWFNVLYSETNTNLIKMYIIRNHWYIKAEVIFVFVIIYAIVIPGIYAMNICMMEGLGFREAYKKSARMVKKHPMGTISALVVYNLVMLAIIGITYVLISVFLVAGVKILNMAYLGNAIFLSALRTERLIIKCILVCVAIPLSFSAISHMYYKYTDVDDITFEFTDIQEGPARRRKIIYSVIIASAVIADSCYLLMSFNNNPFENVAIFHETKVMAHRGASKEAPENTMAAFEKAIDDMADYIELDVQLTGSGEVIVMHDSNAYRTTGIDANIVEMTYREVKSLDAGSWFSDEYKGENVPLLKEVLEFTQGKIKLNIELKPSDNGELLAKNTVRLIEKYNMVNDCVITSFSNSALQAVKSYNENIKVGYILSAAYGDFYDMKNIDFFSINAAFLSKRTIDAIHNSGKRVYAWTVNNKESIKNLTNKGVDGIITDNPVLARETIYSRDTSETIVNMIRYVFNQ
- a CDS encoding putative ABC transporter permease, with protein sequence MSHIMGITFRSMNISQLVIWFFIYSFLGWCMECVVIRKQLGYWENRGFAKLPFCVIYGFGTLIAFNIFKPIEHNYIALYIFGCICATAFEYLTAQVMLKLFGEVWWNYDHLKFNYKGIICLQSTLAWGFVAVFIFGFLNKFVERFVFSIDYRIASVMAMILVFSYTADFMQSFSESLNMQNMDIRAEMRKFIKMFHR